A single window of Leptolyngbya ohadii IS1 DNA harbors:
- a CDS encoding MBOAT family O-acyltransferase, which yields MSFLSITYGLFLLSTLGVFWGVSRLGISGASRQTFQTWIILIASLIFYSSLQIQYVPLLLMLTGITFYIGRAIGAPMDWRVDDNQWQFAQADWNQRRLKLLWVGIILNVLTLLGFKYVPFLLDTIGGLGIQDTASQADWVKNNIIAPLGISFFSFECIAYLVDVYRGAPATHDFVKFAAYKLFFAKFISGPITRFHPFAAQLQTLRFPIPSQAAEGLWLIACGAVKKLLIADHLGTIVGLIFGNIERAGSGDLWLATFAYGLQLYLDFSGYVDVARGSALLMGIDLPQNFDFPYFCTNIATFWRRWHMTLGDWLRNYLYFPLGGSRKGIVRTCLNLMIVMVLAGIWHGAAWGFVVWGCFHGLALVVHRLTDVLSKQFEWLTTFWKTVPGIVSAWFVTQLMVFTTWIFFRLPNLKDSGMVVGRLFGHAGDIQFAQKVYVETLQIDRLHIALLLGAIVLGMGIAYLFNRGLKLQLNWAIKLMLVPLCFFAAWLLAPNESQPYIYFDF from the coding sequence ATGTCCTTTCTTTCCATCACCTACGGTTTGTTTCTGCTCAGTACGCTGGGGGTGTTTTGGGGCGTTTCCCGACTGGGAATCAGTGGTGCGAGCAGGCAAACCTTCCAGACCTGGATTATTCTCATTGCCAGTCTGATTTTCTACAGTTCGCTGCAAATTCAGTATGTGCCGCTGCTGCTGATGCTCACGGGCATCACTTTTTATATTGGACGGGCGATCGGCGCACCGATGGACTGGCGAGTCGATGATAACCAGTGGCAGTTTGCCCAGGCAGACTGGAACCAGCGACGACTGAAGCTGCTCTGGGTCGGGATTATTCTGAATGTGCTGACGCTCCTGGGCTTCAAGTACGTGCCATTCCTGCTAGATACGATCGGCGGACTGGGTATCCAGGACACGGCATCACAGGCGGACTGGGTGAAAAACAATATCATCGCGCCGCTGGGCATCAGCTTCTTTAGCTTCGAGTGTATTGCCTATCTGGTGGATGTTTACCGGGGCGCACCCGCCACCCATGATTTCGTTAAGTTTGCGGCATATAAGCTATTCTTTGCCAAATTCATTTCCGGTCCCATTACCCGCTTCCATCCCTTCGCGGCACAGCTTCAAACCCTGCGCTTCCCCATTCCCAGTCAGGCGGCAGAGGGGCTGTGGCTGATTGCCTGCGGAGCCGTCAAAAAACTCCTGATCGCAGACCACCTGGGCACGATCGTCGGCTTAATCTTCGGCAATATCGAACGGGCAGGCAGCGGCGATCTGTGGCTGGCAACCTTTGCCTACGGGCTTCAGCTTTACCTCGACTTCAGCGGCTATGTAGACGTAGCGAGAGGCAGTGCCCTCCTCATGGGAATCGACCTGCCCCAAAACTTCGACTTTCCCTACTTCTGCACCAATATCGCAACCTTCTGGCGACGCTGGCACATGACCCTGGGCGACTGGCTGCGAAACTACCTCTATTTCCCGCTGGGCGGCTCCCGCAAAGGCATCGTCCGTACCTGCCTCAACTTGATGATCGTCATGGTGCTAGCAGGCATTTGGCACGGGGCAGCCTGGGGCTTTGTCGTCTGGGGCTGCTTCCACGGACTGGCACTCGTTGTGCATCGCCTCACCGATGTCCTGTCCAAACAGTTTGAGTGGCTCACCACTTTCTGGAAAACCGTTCCGGGCATCGTATCCGCCTGGTTCGTCACCCAGCTCATGGTCTTCACTACCTGGATCTTCTTCCGTCTGCCCAACCTCAAGGATTCCGGCATGGTGGTCGGGCGACTCTTCGGACACGCAGGAGACATCCAGTTCGCCCAAAAAGTCTACGTCGAAACCCTGCAAATCGATCGCCTTCATATTGCCCTCCTGCTAGGGGCGATCGTCCTGGGCATGGGCATTGCTTATCTGTTTAATCGCGGCTTAAAGCTTCAGTTGAACTGGGCAATTAAGTTGATGCTGGTTCCCCTCTGTTTCTTTGCGGCTTGGCTGCTTGCCCCGAATGAGAGTCAGCCATACATCTACTTTGATTTTTAG
- a CDS encoding ribbon-helix-helix domain-containing protein, translated as MEFDDDLSVATDKARVTVYLPQDLKDRLTVVAEKDKRSVSVMIEILVLEALEAREQGNK; from the coding sequence ATGGAATTTGATGATGATTTGAGCGTGGCTACAGATAAAGCCAGAGTCACTGTGTACTTGCCGCAAGACTTGAAAGACCGCTTAACCGTGGTAGCTGAGAAGGATAAGCGATCGGTCAGTGTGATGATTGAGATTTTGGTTTTAGAAGCCTTAGAAGCTAGAGAGCAAGGCAATAAGTAA
- a CDS encoding ribbon-helix-helix domain-containing protein gives MTTDKSRLNVYIPQQLKDRIDQLAEKDRRSLSVTVEILLTEALEARGEEKK, from the coding sequence GTGACAACCGATAAATCCCGTCTCAATGTCTACATTCCACAGCAGCTAAAAGACCGCATAGACCAGTTGGCTGAAAAGGATAGGCGATCGCTTAGTGTCACTGTAGAGATATTGCTGACTGAGGCTTTAGAGGCGAGAGGCGAGGAAAAGAAGTAA
- a CDS encoding REP-associated tyrosine transposase has product MGRSRYRFLEQQPHFLTCTIVNWLPLFSKPEIAQIILDSLDFLRSRQRIRLYGYVVMENHLHLIAAADDLSKEVAKFKSFTARSAIDWLEKNRSGYWLDQLRTNKLSYNVDQDYQMWQEGSHPQAIFSWEMFQQKLEYIHHNPVRRGYVDDPGHWRYSSYRNYAGLEEALAIDWIEEEGEAEPPRGILKAEP; this is encoded by the coding sequence ACGATCGTCAATTGGCTCCCTCTCTTCAGCAAACCCGAAATCGCACAGATTATTCTGGACTCGCTGGATTTTCTGCGATCGCGTCAGCGAATTCGCCTGTATGGATACGTGGTGATGGAGAACCATTTGCACTTGATTGCGGCAGCGGATGACTTATCTAAAGAGGTTGCTAAATTTAAGTCTTTTACAGCTCGATCGGCGATCGATTGGCTGGAGAAGAATCGATCGGGCTATTGGCTAGATCAGTTGAGGACGAATAAGCTGTCCTACAACGTAGATCAGGATTATCAGATGTGGCAGGAGGGTTCGCATCCTCAAGCAATTTTTAGCTGGGAGATGTTTCAGCAGAAATTGGAATACATTCACCACAATCCAGTGAGGCGTGGGTATGTGGATGATCCGGGTCACTGGCGATATTCGAGCTACCGGAATTATGCTGGGTTAGAAGAGGCTTTGGCGATCGATTGGATTGAGGAGGAGGGGGAGGCAGAGCCTCCAAGGGGCATTCTCAAGGCAGAGCCTTGA